The genomic window ATCGTGCGGTTTGATGCGATTGTGCAGGAGCATTTAAGCGCCTAAAGGGCGGACCATGCCCACAAACCCAAAGAAATCCGAGGATCGCCCCGAGGGCGACCGTATCGCCAAATTGCTCGCGCGGGCCGGTATCGCTTCGCGGCGCGAAATTGAGCGGATGATTGCGGACAAACGCATCACCCTTCATGGCAAGCCAGTTGAGACGCCTGCGACTTTCCTCAATGATTTGAAAGGCGTGAGCGTTGATGGAAAGCCCGTCGCAGGGCCAGAGCCCGCGCAACTGTTCGCCTTTAACAAGCCCACTGGCCTTATCACCGCCGAACGCGATCCAGCAGGGCGTGCGACGATCTACGCGGCGCTCACCAACGCTCTGCCCAAAGGCACACCGCGCCTCATGCCCATCGGGCGGCTCGACCTTAATACCGAGGGGCTATTGCTACTTACCAATGATGGCGGCCTAAAACGCACGATGGAATTGCCCTCCAGCGGCATCCCGCGCACCTACCGCGCCAGAGCTTTTGGCGAGGTTACCCAGGAACAGCTTGAGGCCCTTATTGAAGGGGTTGAAATCGACGGCATTCGCTATGGCTCAATCGACGCGAACCTTGACCATGGATCGGGCGGAAAAGGTCATAAAAATCACTGGATCGAAATTACCATTACCGAGGGCAAAAACCGCGAAGTGCGGCGCGTGCTCGAATATCTCGGCCTCAAGGTGAACCGCCTTATTCGCATTGGATACGGCCCGTTTGCACTTGGCGACCTGCCGCGTGGACAGGCAGTGCGTATTAAAAAGGGCGACCTTGATCGCTTTGTCGCGAGCCTTAAATCGCCCTCCTCAAACAGAGGTGGCGAGAGGAAGGAGCGCAAATAAATGCGTATTATCGCTGGCGAATGGCGGGGGCGAAAGCTTACCGCGCCAAAGGGCGATGCGACGCGCCCAACAGGCGACCGCACGCGCGAGACGCTTTTCTCTATGCTCACCAGCCGTTTGGGAAGCTTTGAGGATTTGCGCGTTGCCGACCTTTTTGCAGGGTCAGGCGCTTTGGGCATTGAGGCACTTTCACGCGGCGCTGCGCATTGTCTTTTTGTAGAGCAAGACCGTGACGCACTGGACGCGATCCGCGCCAATATTGCGACATTCGATGCGCGTGGCCGCAGCACAGTCGAAGCAGGCTCGGTCATGGGACTTCGCGCCGCGAAAGAACCGCTCGACCTCATCCTGCTCGACCCGCCCTATCACACTGGCGCAGGCGAAGTGGCGCTGGACCGTCTCTTGCGCCTCGGCTGGATTGGCGAGGCGACCTGGATCGCGCTTGAAACTGCCTTTGACGAAGAACCCGCGATAAAGGGGCTGGCCATCGAAACAAGCCGCAAGGTCGGCAAGGCGCGGCTTCATATTATGCAGCGCGCTGACTGACGCAAAGCGACAAATCACAAACGAAAAGGGCAGCGCAAACGGCTGCCCTTTTCTAAAATTCCGACGCGCGATTTTTACATCGAGCTTGCCGGTTGACCGGGCCAATAATCGAGCGGACGGTTGCCCCAGTTAAGGCCGGCTGCGCGCGGGTTAATACAGCCGTCCTGATCGTCATTCATGCAGACATCATAGACGGTGCCTTCTACGCGGACCTTGGTCGCTTTGCCCTTGGCATTGCGCTCTACAACGACTGGCGATTGCGCTTTGGTCGAGCCATCGGCTGATGAGAATTCGCTGTCACTTTTGTGGTCATCTGCCAAGGCGGTGCCACCGACGCCCAGCATGGCGATTGAAGCGGTAGTGATGAGCGTTGCTACAAGGTTTTTCATGATTAAGTCCTGTGCTTGTCCTTTTTCCGTTCCGTCCTTGCCCATGCTTATTCAGACCGGGCAGCGATCGTTCCAAATTTTTGCAGAACGGTCGATTTAGTCGGGGACGCAGGGCTTGTGAGGCTGTGCGCCCGGCCCCACATTCTGCAAGATTGCAATTCCAACATTTGTTCTATACTTGTTCCCCTGACTTATGACTTCACAGCTTCCCCAATCGGCCCCTTCTGGCGCGCGCGATGCCGCGACCGAAACTGGCGTCCCGCCTTATGCGGCGCGGCTCAACCCGCCGCAGCGTGAGGCTGTACTGACGACCGAAGGGCCGGTTTTGATGTTGGCGGGTGCTGGTACGGGGAAGACCGCGGCGCTGACTGCGCGCATGGCGCATTTGGTGGCAACACGGCGCGCCTGGCCAAGCCAGATTTTGTGCGTAACCTTCACCAATAAGGCCGCCCGCGAAATGCGCGAACGAGTAGCGGCTCACCTTGGCGCTCCGGGCGAAGGGTTGCCGTGGCTTGGCACCTTTCACTCGATCTGTGCCAAGATGCTACGCCGCCATGCCGAGCTTGTCGGCTTGCAAAGCAATTACACCATTATCGACACCGACGATCAGCTTCGGCTTTTGAAACAGCTCATCACCGAATCCGAGCTTGATGAAAAACGCTGGCCCGCACGGTCTTTGGCTGCACTGATCGACCGGTGGAAGAACCGCGGACTAAACCCGGCGGACCTCGATGCGGTTGAAAACGAAGCCTACGCCAATGGCAAGGGTGCGATGATGTACGGGCTGTACCAGGATCGTTTGAAGGCTCTGAACGCCTGCGATTTCGGCGATTTGATGTTGCATATGCTCAACATCTTCCGCAAGCACACCGATGTTCTTGCCGAATATCAGAGCCGCTTCAAATACATCATGGTGGACGAATATCAGGACACCAATGCGGTGCAGTATCTATGGCTGCGCCTGCTTGCTCAAGCACACAAAAACATCTGCGTGGTCGGCGATGATGATCAATCGATCTATTCATGGCGCGGTGCAGAAGTTGCCAATATCCTGCGGTTTGAAAAGGATTTTCCGGGCACTGCGGTCGTGCGTTTGGAGCAGAATTATCGTTCCACCCCGCAGATTTTAGGCGCGGCCTCTGGTTTGATCCAAGCGAACTCCGAACGCCACGACAAGACGCTGTGGACCCAAAGCAATGGCGGCGACAAGGTCAAGGTCATCGGCGTGTGGGACGGCCCCGAAGAAGCGCGGCGCGTGTCAGAAGAAATCGAAAGGCTTGAACGCGAAGGCGCGCCGCTGAACCAGGTCGCCATTCTCGTGCGCGCGCAATATCAAACGCGTGAGTTCGAAGACCGCTTCATTCAAGTCGGCATAAACTATCGCATTATCGGGGGCTTTCGCTTTTACGAACGCGCCGAAATTCGCGATGCGCTGGCTTATCTTCGCGTCATTGCCCAGCCTCAGGATGATCTGGCGTTTGAGCGGATTTACAACCAGCCCAAGCGCGGGCTTGGTTCAAAGACGCTGGAGAAGATGCACATTCACGCGCGGCAAGTGGGGCTTCCGCTTGCGGCAGCGTCCCTGCAACTTGCAGACAGCGATGAATTGCCCAAACGCGCAGCGAACACCATTGGCGCGCTCATGCGGCAATTCCTGAGCTGGCGTGAGGCAGCCGAAGTCACTTCGCCCGCTGACCTGCTTCGCCAGGTGCTCGATGAAAGCGGCTATAATGATATGCTTGCAAAGGACCGCTCTGCTGAAAGCGCCGGGCGGGCGGAAAACCTCTCGGAACTTGCGCGGGCGATGGAGGAGTATGAGAGCCTCGGCGACTTTCTCGAACACGTCAGCCTTGTCATGGACAACGACCGCTCAGACGAGGAAGAAACCGTCACAATCATGACAATCCATGCGGCAAAGGGATTGGAATTCGATCATGTGTTCTGCGTCGGGTGGGAAGAGGGCGTTTTCCCATCACAGCGGGCCATTGACGAGGGGGGTCTTGCCAGCCTCGAAGAGGAGCGCCGCCTCGCTTACGTTGCGATCACGCGGGCAAAGCGCAAATGCACGATCCTGCACGCCGCCAACCGCCGGATTTACGGCCAATGGACAAGCTCAATCCCCTCGCGCTTTATCGAGGAATTGCCGGAAGAGTTCATCGACCAGGAAACTACAATGAGCGGCGGCGCATCACTTTGGCGGGCCAATTGGAGCGAAAACGAAGACCCCTTTGCGCACGTTGCTGAGCAAAATCCGAGCCGTGCGCAGGCCAGAGGCCCCGGATGGCAGCGTGCAGTGTCCACTGGCTACGAAACCACGCCCAAGCGCCTCGCAGAACCGGGCCGCAGCGCCGCAAGTTTCGCCGCCGCGCCTCGTTCGGAAATCGCGATTGGCGCGATGGTCGAGCACGCGAAATTCGGTGTTGGCTGCGTGATCGATCAGGAAGGCAACAAGCTTACCATCCAGTTCGAAGAAGCGGGTGAAAAGCGGGTGATCGATAGTTTTGTGACGCCTGTCGCCTAGGCGCCCGTCACCGCAATCCAAACACTTGCAAAGAATGAAAGCCCGCCACACGTGCCGAAAGCGTGCCAGATCGGATAGCGGTAGAGCATCGCTTTGCGACGGTAGAAAAGCGTGCCCACCGTGTAGAAAATCCCGCCACTGGCAATCAGAGCGAGGCTTAACTTGGGCAGACCGGCGGTAAAATCAGGCAAAGCGACAAGGGCAAACCAGCCCATTCCAAGATAGGAATACAGCGACCAGTTGGAATCAGGATTGCCGCCTGCGAGTTTGAACACCGCGCCAATAAGCGCAAAGACCCACAACACACCGCCAATGGCAAAAGCGCTCCATGTTCCGCACACAATGAGCAGCGGGCTAAAAACACCCGCAATCACGACATAGATCGCGGCGTGATCCCAGCGGCGCAAATTTGCACGCCATTCGTGACGCGGCAGCAGATGGTAGGCAAACGAAATGCTGATCGAGAAAAGCGCTGCGAGAGCGTAAATCACGACCCCTGCAATCAGCAGGGCACTGCCGGATCTGGAAGCGGCCTCAACAAGAAGAGCGCTTGCCGGTGCGAGAAACGCAAGGCCGGCAGCATGGACGAGAAAATCCGCCTTGCGTTCAGGAGCGGTCTTGCTGGGAAACATCGCGAGAGCCCCAAACCAATGATGGCCTATGCGCCGAACCCAATATCCAGAAAGCCGGGTTTCGGACCGTTCCATTCACCCGCAGGTACGGGTTCATCATCCTCGTCCCGTTTATGACCGCGTGTTTTGCGATCTGGTTTGTCGTCAGACGATTTAGAGCGTTCGCGGCGCGGTTTCTTTGGCGCAGCGTCGTCATCATCGCGGGCGCGACTGCGCGAACGGGAGCGTTTTGGCTTTTCTTCCGCCGCCTCGCCTGCGCCATCATCATGGCGTTTGCTATCACTCTTGCCCGGTTCGGCAAGCTCAACGCGCACGTCTTCTTTGCCAAACACTTTGACCGGGCTTCCGGTCAGTTTTTCAACATTGGCAATGGCCTCTTCGTCCTCTTTGGAAACGAAGGTGAAGGCGCGGCCCTTCGCGCCTGCGCGGCCCGTGCGACCGATGCGGTGGACATAATCGTCCGGGTGCCAGGGCGTGTCGAAATTGAAGACGTGGGAGACACCTTTAATGTCGAGCCCCCGTGCAGCGACGTCGGATGCGACAAGAATGTTCACATCGCCCGATTTGAACCGCTCAAGCTCCTTCAGGCGCGAGTTCTGGTCCATGTCGCCGTGGATTTCGCCTGAAGCAAAGCCGTGGCGCTGGAGGCTCTTGTTAAGCTCACGCACGGTGGTCTTGCGATTGGCAAAGATGATCGCGGTTTCAACGTGGTCATTCCGCAGAAGCCAGCGCAAGGTTTCGCGCTTTTTGCGTTGATCGACCGGAATCTTGAAGGCAGTGATGTCCTTGTTCGTGGTCGCCGCGCGCGCTGTCTCGATCCGCTTGGGATTGTTGAGGAATTTCTTCGCAAGCTTCTCAATCGGAGGAGGCATGGTGGCCGAGAACAGCATCGTTTGCCGCGTATCGGGCAGCTTGTCGCAGATAAATTCAATGTCCGGGATGAAGCCCATGTCGAGCATCCGGTCGGCTTCGTCGATCACCAGAAGTTCGCATCCCGAAAGCAGAATTTTGCCCCGCTCGAACAGGTCCATCATCCGGCCCGGTGTCGCAATCAGAACATCCACGCCATCGTTCAGCGCCTTGATCTGATCGCCCATCTGCACGCCGCCGATAAGCAACGCCATCTTCAGATCGTGGTTTTTGCCGTACTTTT from Erythrobacter sp. SCSIO 43205 includes these protein-coding regions:
- a CDS encoding ATP-dependent helicase is translated as MTSQLPQSAPSGARDAATETGVPPYAARLNPPQREAVLTTEGPVLMLAGAGTGKTAALTARMAHLVATRRAWPSQILCVTFTNKAAREMRERVAAHLGAPGEGLPWLGTFHSICAKMLRRHAELVGLQSNYTIIDTDDQLRLLKQLITESELDEKRWPARSLAALIDRWKNRGLNPADLDAVENEAYANGKGAMMYGLYQDRLKALNACDFGDLMLHMLNIFRKHTDVLAEYQSRFKYIMVDEYQDTNAVQYLWLRLLAQAHKNICVVGDDDQSIYSWRGAEVANILRFEKDFPGTAVVRLEQNYRSTPQILGAASGLIQANSERHDKTLWTQSNGGDKVKVIGVWDGPEEARRVSEEIERLEREGAPLNQVAILVRAQYQTREFEDRFIQVGINYRIIGGFRFYERAEIRDALAYLRVIAQPQDDLAFERIYNQPKRGLGSKTLEKMHIHARQVGLPLAAASLQLADSDELPKRAANTIGALMRQFLSWREAAEVTSPADLLRQVLDESGYNDMLAKDRSAESAGRAENLSELARAMEEYESLGDFLEHVSLVMDNDRSDEEETVTIMTIHAAKGLEFDHVFCVGWEEGVFPSQRAIDEGGLASLEEERRLAYVAITRAKRKCTILHAANRRIYGQWTSSIPSRFIEELPEEFIDQETTMSGGASLWRANWSENEDPFAHVAEQNPSRAQARGPGWQRAVSTGYETTPKRLAEPGRSAASFAAAPRSEIAIGAMVEHAKFGVGCVIDQEGNKLTIQFEEAGEKRVIDSFVTPVA
- a CDS encoding hemolysin III family protein, which codes for MFPSKTAPERKADFLVHAAGLAFLAPASALLVEAASRSGSALLIAGVVIYALAALFSISISFAYHLLPRHEWRANLRRWDHAAIYVVIAGVFSPLLIVCGTWSAFAIGGVLWVFALIGAVFKLAGGNPDSNWSLYSYLGMGWFALVALPDFTAGLPKLSLALIASGGIFYTVGTLFYRRKAMLYRYPIWHAFGTCGGLSFFASVWIAVTGA
- a CDS encoding pseudouridine synthase, which encodes MPTNPKKSEDRPEGDRIAKLLARAGIASRREIERMIADKRITLHGKPVETPATFLNDLKGVSVDGKPVAGPEPAQLFAFNKPTGLITAERDPAGRATIYAALTNALPKGTPRLMPIGRLDLNTEGLLLLTNDGGLKRTMELPSSGIPRTYRARAFGEVTQEQLEALIEGVEIDGIRYGSIDANLDHGSGGKGHKNHWIEITITEGKNREVRRVLEYLGLKVNRLIRIGYGPFALGDLPRGQAVRIKKGDLDRFVASLKSPSSNRGGERKERK
- the rsmD gene encoding 16S rRNA (guanine(966)-N(2))-methyltransferase RsmD encodes the protein MRIIAGEWRGRKLTAPKGDATRPTGDRTRETLFSMLTSRLGSFEDLRVADLFAGSGALGIEALSRGAAHCLFVEQDRDALDAIRANIATFDARGRSTVEAGSVMGLRAAKEPLDLILLDPPYHTGAGEVALDRLLRLGWIGEATWIALETAFDEEPAIKGLAIETSRKVGKARLHIMQRAD
- a CDS encoding DEAD/DEAH box helicase, yielding MTFADLGLSPELLKAVDEAGYTEPTAIQAEAIPPILMMKDIIGIAQTGTGKTASFVLPMIDVMASGRRRALMPRSLILEPTRELAAQVAENFEKYGKNHDLKMALLIGGVQMGDQIKALNDGVDVLIATPGRMMDLFERGKILLSGCELLVIDEADRMLDMGFIPDIEFICDKLPDTRQTMLFSATMPPPIEKLAKKFLNNPKRIETARAATTNKDITAFKIPVDQRKKRETLRWLLRNDHVETAIIFANRKTTVRELNKSLQRHGFASGEIHGDMDQNSRLKELERFKSGDVNILVASDVAARGLDIKGVSHVFNFDTPWHPDDYVHRIGRTGRAGAKGRAFTFVSKEDEEAIANVEKLTGSPVKVFGKEDVRVELAEPGKSDSKRHDDGAGEAAEEKPKRSRSRSRARDDDDAAPKKPRRERSKSSDDKPDRKTRGHKRDEDDEPVPAGEWNGPKPGFLDIGFGA